The following coding sequences lie in one Hallerella porci genomic window:
- the rapA gene encoding RNA polymerase-associated protein RapA: protein MNTFQIGQRYLSEQEPELGVGRVQQIEFKNVTIEFPAVKQTRIYRTTSAPIKRYLLAVGENAKNEKGVSFAVENIRMENGLAIYLGRGGREMKESDLTSKASPRASDIFSQLIRGNCAENKEFVRRETATELSCEWQNSPVRGMIGPRVNLIPHQYYLCKRACSSSTLPRLMLADEVGLGKTIEAGMIWHSLYSSGRITRTIILVPESLKHQWMAEMYRRFNHVFTLIDEGFIRGLMSSYSDVSEMPNPFEQENNVICTLEFVRNQPAVLQDFLRTSWDLAIVDEAHHLICEDDFVSLEYRAVNELAKNTKGLLLLTGTPLQLQPESHFNRLKMLDPVRFNDYQEFLKNEESYRKIVRDLSKLPIDSDKPMTWDDLNNALPKNSPIHEWLSKENSREMTAGEWVRRIVDALGTGSVVFRNTRKSVGGFPERKLFPVELTPDLEYRDWVQKASDADPDHSCDILSEGLLITKYSNTWKKDERIPWLLEFLKEHSHDKVLLICEHPDVVNALAFVLTEAVGEKAFVTFTEDMSILARDRAAANFADEKGPMLMISSEIGSEGRNFQFSHDLILFDLPLDASLVEQRIGRLDRIGQTEAIRIHVPYVKGTAQEVIYRWYHEGIGSPLMSGGELFLKYTEDLMAAMSEPKEKFAEFMEKTIPQVRKDSEVMRKNIEKGRDKLLEYNSRDPQVSKEITDEIRREDADERLQSLMIETLTNAGVEVEKGNVPTSLVFSAGPQVEAGSIPGMPTSTLLSQTESQSKKTEDEKAAANAGALTGTFDRTVAMVHDEIAFLSIEHPLAQGVLDMATAAGKGITACVIWDDAGSKNMMMQYNFVVEPSIPAAWGLADIAGPKMIRVLIDSQGNDCSDRLNDADHGKMRNANVPQKVPAVTATLRYFASTGHALAKRIATQKMEAYANDSAKKVEERSEREYQRMNHLFALRGQSQNNPILDTLRKNIATRKKAAQTPQIRLDSIRLLVCR from the coding sequence ATGAATACATTTCAAATCGGCCAACGTTATCTCAGCGAACAAGAACCTGAACTCGGTGTAGGTCGGGTTCAACAAATCGAATTTAAAAATGTCACGATAGAATTTCCCGCGGTCAAACAAACCCGCATTTATCGGACAACTTCTGCGCCGATTAAGCGTTACCTTTTAGCCGTCGGCGAAAATGCAAAAAACGAAAAAGGCGTGAGCTTCGCCGTCGAAAATATTCGCATGGAAAATGGCCTCGCCATTTACTTGGGACGCGGTGGCCGAGAAATGAAAGAATCGGATTTGACGTCGAAAGCTTCTCCGCGCGCATCGGATATTTTTTCGCAACTGATCCGCGGCAACTGCGCCGAAAACAAAGAATTTGTGCGTCGGGAAACGGCGACAGAACTTTCGTGCGAATGGCAAAATTCTCCAGTCCGCGGCATGATTGGTCCGCGCGTCAATTTGATTCCGCATCAATATTATCTCTGCAAACGCGCGTGCTCGTCGAGCACGCTTCCGCGCTTAATGCTCGCTGACGAAGTCGGTCTCGGCAAAACAATTGAAGCCGGTATGATTTGGCATTCGCTTTACAGCAGCGGACGCATCACGCGAACAATCATTCTCGTTCCCGAATCGTTAAAGCACCAATGGATGGCAGAAATGTATCGGCGCTTTAATCACGTTTTCACTCTCATCGATGAAGGATTTATCCGCGGACTCATGAGTTCTTATTCCGATGTGAGCGAGATGCCGAATCCATTTGAACAAGAAAATAATGTCATCTGCACTTTGGAATTTGTGCGGAACCAGCCCGCAGTTTTACAAGACTTTTTGCGCACGTCTTGGGATTTAGCAATCGTCGATGAAGCGCACCATTTAATTTGCGAAGATGATTTTGTGAGTCTCGAATATCGCGCCGTTAACGAACTCGCAAAAAATACGAAAGGCCTTTTGCTCCTGACCGGAACGCCGCTTCAACTGCAACCGGAATCGCATTTTAACCGTTTAAAAATGCTCGATCCCGTACGCTTTAACGATTACCAAGAATTTTTGAAAAACGAAGAATCGTATCGCAAAATTGTGCGCGATCTTTCGAAGCTCCCCATCGATTCGGATAAGCCGATGACTTGGGACGATTTAAATAATGCGCTTCCCAAAAATTCTCCGATTCACGAATGGCTTTCGAAAGAAAATTCCCGCGAAATGACTGCGGGCGAATGGGTGCGCCGCATTGTCGATGCTCTCGGCACCGGTTCTGTCGTTTTCCGCAACACGCGAAAAAGCGTCGGCGGATTCCCCGAAAGAAAACTTTTCCCCGTCGAATTAACTCCCGATTTAGAATACCGCGATTGGGTACAAAAAGCGAGCGATGCCGATCCCGATCATTCTTGCGATATTTTATCCGAAGGCCTTTTGATTACAAAGTACAGCAACACGTGGAAAAAGGACGAACGCATTCCGTGGCTGCTCGAATTTTTGAAAGAACACAGTCACGATAAAGTGCTTCTCATTTGCGAACATCCCGATGTGGTAAACGCACTCGCATTCGTTCTCACCGAAGCGGTTGGCGAAAAAGCTTTCGTCACTTTTACCGAAGACATGTCCATTCTCGCCCGCGACCGCGCTGCAGCAAACTTTGCCGACGAAAAAGGACCGATGCTTATGATTTCTTCGGAAATCGGATCCGAAGGCCGCAACTTTCAATTTAGCCACGACTTAATTCTCTTCGATTTGCCTTTGGACGCATCTCTTGTCGAACAACGCATCGGACGTTTGGATCGCATTGGACAAACCGAAGCGATTCGCATTCACGTTCCTTATGTGAAAGGAACTGCGCAAGAAGTCATCTATCGTTGGTATCACGAAGGCATCGGTTCACCGCTGATGAGCGGCGGCGAGCTCTTCCTCAAATACACCGAAGATTTAATGGCAGCGATGTCCGAGCCAAAAGAAAAATTTGCGGAATTTATGGAAAAGACAATTCCGCAAGTGCGAAAAGACAGCGAAGTTATGCGCAAAAATATTGAAAAAGGCCGCGATAAATTATTGGAATATAATTCTCGCGATCCGCAAGTTTCCAAAGAAATCACCGACGAAATTCGTCGCGAAGATGCCGATGAACGTTTGCAATCGTTAATGATTGAAACATTAACCAATGCCGGTGTCGAAGTGGAAAAAGGAAACGTCCCGACAAGTCTTGTCTTTAGCGCAGGTCCGCAAGTTGAAGCTGGATCCATTCCTGGAATGCCGACGTCGACTCTCCTTTCGCAAACCGAATCGCAAAGCAAGAAAACCGAAGACGAAAAAGCCGCAGCCAATGCGGGCGCTCTCACCGGAACCTTCGATAGAACCGTCGCCATGGTGCACGATGAAATCGCATTCCTCAGCATTGAACATCCGTTAGCGCAAGGCGTCTTAGACATGGCAACCGCCGCCGGGAAAGGCATTACCGCTTGCGTGATTTGGGATGACGCGGGTTCCAAAAATATGATGATGCAATACAACTTCGTCGTAGAGCCGTCAATTCCTGCGGCTTGGGGACTCGCCGATATCGCAGGTCCCAAGATGATTCGCGTCTTAATTGATTCTCAAGGAAATGATTGTTCGGATCGTTTAAACGATGCAGATCACGGGAAAATGCGCAACGCGAATGTTCCGCAAAAAGTTCCTGCGGTCACAGCAACTCTCCGCTATTTTGCAAGCACAGGCCACGCTCTCGCCAAGCGCATCGCCACGCAAAAAATGGAAGCCTACGCAAATGACTCGGCGAAAAAAGTGGAAGAACGCTCCGAACGCGAATATCAGCGGATGAATCATTTATTCGCTCTCCGCGGACAATCGCAAAACAATCCGATTTTGGATACACTCCGCAAAAATATCGCGACCCGCAAAAAGGCAGCGCAAACGCCACAAATCCGTTTGGATTCCATCCGACTTTTAGTGTGCCGTTAA
- the proB gene encoding glutamate 5-kinase has translation MSELRKNILGEAKRIVIKIGSRILVDSERGGVRTKFIQRLAHSVSKLLEDGKEVIIVTSGAVGTGMAILGYDEKPKNTAEKQACAAVGQIDLMYVYREMFLGNGFSVGQILLSADDFRNRTRYRNLQNTLNTMIAKRIVPLINENDSLALKELNAIGDNDKLSSDVALFFDADLLIIFTDEDGLFDDNPKKNPNARLLRFVPEITPEILALTGKPGEAGSAVSTGGMRSKIESIRAVARSGCNAFLANGAKVLPDEIIYGDAIGTLFIGNHKKLGSRRRWLSFVSTPSGKVIVDDGCVSALRKKHSSLLPVGVIAVQKNFKVGDLIEVLSSSGERIARGIAQIDSANLTLVLHKKSSEVQSILGKEIPEEVIHKNNLVVF, from the coding sequence ATGAGTGAATTAAGAAAGAACATTCTCGGCGAAGCGAAACGCATCGTCATCAAAATCGGCTCTCGCATTTTAGTCGATTCCGAACGCGGCGGCGTCCGCACCAAATTTATTCAGCGTCTCGCCCACTCCGTTTCCAAACTATTAGAAGACGGTAAAGAAGTTATCATCGTCACAAGTGGCGCAGTCGGAACCGGCATGGCAATTCTCGGCTACGATGAAAAGCCAAAGAACACCGCCGAAAAACAAGCGTGCGCAGCAGTGGGTCAAATCGATCTCATGTATGTTTACCGCGAAATGTTCCTCGGCAACGGATTTTCGGTCGGGCAAATTTTACTTTCAGCAGACGACTTTCGCAATCGCACCCGTTACCGCAATTTGCAAAACACACTCAACACGATGATAGCGAAGCGCATTGTACCGCTCATCAACGAGAATGATTCTCTCGCCTTAAAAGAATTAAATGCGATTGGCGATAACGATAAACTTTCTAGCGATGTAGCGCTCTTCTTCGACGCCGATTTGCTCATCATCTTCACCGATGAAGATGGACTTTTCGATGACAATCCGAAGAAAAATCCCAACGCTCGATTACTCCGATTTGTTCCCGAAATCACGCCCGAAATTTTAGCGCTCACCGGAAAACCCGGCGAAGCCGGCTCTGCAGTAAGCACCGGCGGCATGCGATCCAAAATAGAATCCATTCGGGCAGTTGCCCGCAGCGGTTGCAACGCTTTCCTCGCCAACGGCGCAAAAGTCCTCCCCGACGAAATTATCTACGGCGATGCGATTGGCACCCTTTTCATCGGCAACCATAAAAAACTCGGCAGCCGCAGACGTTGGCTTTCTTTTGTGAGTACGCCGAGCGGAAAAGTTATCGTGGACGATGGCTGCGTTTCGGCTCTGCGAAAAAAACATTCAAGCCTTCTCCCCGTCGGTGTAATCGCGGTGCAAAAAAATTTCAAAGTCGGCGATTTAATCGAAGTCCTTTCGAGTTCGGGAGAACGCATTGCCCGCGGTATCGCCCAAATTGACAGCGCCAATTTAACACTCGTCCTTCACAAAAAATCTTCCGAAGTGCAATCCATCTTAGGGAAAGAAATTCCCGAGGAAGTCATTCACAAGAATAATTTAGTCGTCTTTTAA
- a CDS encoding succinate dehydrogenase/fumarate reductase iron-sulfur subunit, producing MSDNMHLTLKIWRQKDAKTKGQFETVKIDGISPDMSFLEMLDIVNDREMKQGKEGFAFDHDCREGICGMCSLVINGMPHGPDHAITTCQLHMRKFKDGDTIVIEPWRASAFPVIKDCVVNRSAFDRIIQAGGFVSVNTGAAPEAASIPVPKDKADRAFDAAACIGCGACVAACKNSSAMLFVSAKVSHLSYLPQGKVEAKKRVLAMVAQMDKEGFGNCTNLYECQAACPKGITVDYIAKMNREYLGATVSYAEKVYGKE from the coding sequence ATGAGCGACAATATGCATTTGACTCTCAAAATTTGGCGTCAGAAGGACGCTAAGACCAAAGGTCAATTCGAAACTGTTAAAATCGACGGCATTTCTCCGGATATGTCTTTCTTGGAAATGCTCGATATCGTCAATGACCGTGAAATGAAGCAGGGCAAAGAAGGCTTTGCTTTTGACCACGACTGCCGCGAAGGTATTTGCGGTATGTGCTCTTTGGTGATTAACGGGATGCCGCACGGTCCTGACCATGCGATTACCACTTGCCAGTTGCACATGCGTAAGTTCAAAGATGGCGATACCATTGTGATTGAACCGTGGCGTGCTTCGGCTTTCCCGGTGATCAAGGACTGCGTTGTGAACCGTAGCGCTTTCGACCGCATTATTCAAGCGGGCGGATTTGTGAGCGTGAATACGGGTGCTGCTCCGGAAGCTGCATCGATTCCAGTTCCGAAAGACAAAGCAGACCGCGCATTTGATGCTGCAGCTTGCATTGGCTGCGGTGCTTGCGTCGCTGCTTGTAAGAACTCTTCTGCAATGCTCTTTGTTTCGGCAAAGGTCAGCCATCTTTCTTACTTGCCGCAGGGCAAGGTTGAAGCGAAGAAGCGCGTTCTCGCGATGGTCGCTCAGATGGACAAAGAAGGCTTCGGCAACTGCACGAACCTTTACGAATGCCAGGCGGCTTGCCCGAAGGGTATCACCGTGGATTACATCGCTAAGATGAATCGCGAATATCTCGGCGCTACCGTTTCGTATGCGGAAAAGGTTTACGGAAAGGAATAA
- a CDS encoding fumarate reductase/succinate dehydrogenase flavoprotein subunit, which yields MQLDAHIPGGNISEKWTRHKFELKLVNPTNKRKFKVIVVGTGLAGASAAASLGELGYNVLAFCYQDSPRRAHSIAAQGGINAAKNYTNDGDSVYRLFYDTVKGGDFRAREANVHRLAENSNLIIDQCVAQGVPFGRDYGGLLANRSFGGTQVSRTFYARGQTGQQLLLGAYQALMRQVSKGTVKIFPRRDMQDLVVIDGKARGIVVRNLITGALESYEADAVCLATGGYGNVFYLSTNAKGCNVSPAWQAYKKGALFANPCYTQIHPTCIPVTGDHQSKLTLMSESLRNDGRIWVPKKVGDTRPANEIPESERYYYLEERYPSFGNLVPRDVASRNAKMVCDNGMGVGASKRAVYLDFADAIKRMGVAGVSAKYGNLFQMYEKITDEDPYKVPMRIYPASHYTMGGLWVDYNLMSTIPGCFVLGEANFSDHGANRLGASALMQGLSDGYFVIPYTIGGYFAGTKLEKVSASDPAFKEAEKNAMDRLNKILNIHGKKNVSEIHRELGHVMWEYVGMGRNKAGLEKALERIPEIRADFWENANVLGAEGDFNQNLENAGHVADFLEFAELLTRDALHREESCGGHFREEHQTAEGEALRDDEHFCYVGAWEYKGDGQLPELSKEPLTFENVHLVTRSYK from the coding sequence ATGCAATTAGATGCTCATATTCCTGGCGGAAATATCTCCGAAAAGTGGACCCGCCACAAGTTTGAACTCAAACTCGTGAACCCGACGAACAAGCGTAAATTCAAAGTCATCGTTGTCGGTACCGGTCTTGCGGGCGCAAGCGCTGCAGCATCTCTCGGCGAACTCGGTTACAATGTTCTCGCTTTCTGCTACCAAGATTCTCCGCGTCGCGCACACTCCATTGCGGCTCAGGGCGGTATCAACGCTGCGAAAAATTACACGAACGACGGCGACTCGGTTTACCGTTTGTTCTACGATACAGTGAAAGGCGGCGACTTCCGCGCTCGTGAAGCGAACGTGCACCGTCTTGCTGAAAACTCCAATTTGATCATCGACCAATGCGTGGCTCAGGGCGTTCCGTTCGGCCGCGATTACGGTGGACTTCTCGCAAACCGTTCTTTCGGCGGTACGCAGGTTTCTCGTACATTCTACGCTCGTGGTCAGACCGGTCAGCAGCTTCTCCTCGGCGCTTATCAAGCGTTGATGCGTCAGGTTTCGAAGGGCACGGTGAAGATTTTCCCGCGTCGCGATATGCAGGACTTGGTCGTCATCGATGGTAAGGCTCGCGGTATCGTGGTGCGTAACCTCATTACCGGTGCACTCGAAAGCTACGAAGCGGATGCAGTTTGCTTGGCAACTGGCGGCTACGGCAACGTGTTCTACCTTTCGACCAATGCGAAGGGTTGTAACGTGAGCCCGGCTTGGCAGGCTTACAAGAAGGGCGCTCTCTTTGCGAACCCTTGCTACACACAAATTCACCCGACTTGCATCCCGGTCACTGGCGATCATCAGTCGAAGCTCACTTTGATGAGCGAATCTCTCCGTAACGACGGTCGTATTTGGGTGCCGAAGAAAGTCGGCGATACTCGTCCGGCAAATGAAATTCCGGAAAGCGAACGTTACTACTACCTCGAAGAACGTTATCCGTCTTTCGGTAACCTCGTTCCGCGTGACGTGGCTTCGCGTAATGCGAAGATGGTCTGCGACAATGGAATGGGCGTGGGCGCTTCGAAGCGTGCTGTTTACCTTGACTTCGCCGATGCGATTAAGCGTATGGGCGTGGCGGGCGTTTCGGCAAAGTACGGCAACCTTTTCCAGATGTATGAAAAGATTACCGACGAAGATCCGTATAAGGTTCCGATGCGTATTTACCCGGCTTCTCACTATACGATGGGCGGTCTTTGGGTGGACTACAACTTGATGAGCACGATTCCGGGTTGCTTCGTTCTCGGTGAAGCAAACTTCTCGGATCACGGTGCGAACCGTCTCGGTGCTTCGGCTTTGATGCAGGGCCTTTCGGATGGTTATTTTGTGATTCCTTACACCATCGGCGGTTACTTCGCAGGCACAAAGCTTGAAAAGGTGAGCGCTTCGGATCCGGCTTTCAAGGAAGCGGAAAAGAATGCGATGGATCGTTTGAACAAGATTTTGAACATTCACGGTAAGAAGAATGTTTCCGAAATTCATCGCGAACTCGGACACGTGATGTGGGAATATGTCGGCATGGGTCGTAACAAAGCTGGCTTGGAAAAGGCTTTGGAACGCATTCCGGAAATCCGCGCGGACTTCTGGGAAAATGCCAATGTTCTCGGTGCCGAAGGCGACTTCAACCAGAATTTGGAAAATGCGGGCCACGTGGCGGACTTCCTCGAATTTGCGGAACTCCTCACTCGCGACGCTTTGCATCGTGAAGAATCTTGCGGTGGTCACTTCCGTGAAGAACATCAGACTGCAGAAGGCGAAGCATTGCGCGACGATGAACACTTCTGCTATGTCGGTGCTTGGGAATATAAGGGCGACGGACAACTTCCGGAACTTTCCAAGGAACCTCTCACATTTGAAAATGTTCACCTCGTGACGCGGAGTTACAAATAA
- a CDS encoding succinate dehydrogenase cytochrome b subunit has protein sequence MQWIIKYLTSSIGKKQIMGCSGAAIALFILGHMIGNLQLINLDQVAAQAHYNAYTQLLTGMKPIIYFVEIGLVAIFLIHIFLAIKLKLENRKARGPEAYEVNARKGKKTFASFTMIWSGLIILGFAIQHLLTLKFGVHYLYENEAGEVIRDMWLTTIDMFASPIWTVFYLVSMFVIGMHLFHAIASAFQTLGIAHQKWTPIIDFVGVVYSVVVALGFALEAGFSCYIAHQPATEALRNAAHQNQQVLEQKKQAQDEALKAKKISWAVSADEFQVSYSVEGDR, from the coding sequence ATGCAATGGATAATCAAATATCTGACTTCCTCCATTGGTAAGAAGCAGATTATGGGTTGCTCGGGTGCTGCGATTGCGCTCTTTATCTTAGGGCACATGATCGGTAACCTGCAGTTAATCAACTTGGACCAAGTTGCGGCTCAGGCGCATTACAATGCTTACACGCAGCTCCTCACCGGGATGAAGCCGATCATCTACTTCGTAGAAATCGGTCTTGTCGCCATCTTCCTCATCCACATTTTCCTCGCGATTAAGCTCAAGCTCGAAAACCGCAAGGCTCGTGGTCCGGAAGCTTACGAAGTGAACGCTCGCAAAGGCAAGAAGACTTTTGCAAGCTTTACGATGATTTGGTCTGGTCTCATTATCCTCGGTTTTGCGATTCAGCATTTGCTCACCCTCAAGTTCGGTGTGCATTATTTGTATGAAAACGAAGCGGGCGAAGTCATCCGCGATATGTGGCTCACGACAATCGATATGTTCGCAAGCCCGATCTGGACTGTCTTCTACCTCGTGAGCATGTTCGTTATCGGCATGCATCTTTTCCACGCAATTGCTTCGGCGTTCCAGACTCTCGGTATCGCTCACCAGAAGTGGACTCCGATTATCGATTTCGTCGGCGTTGTTTATAGCGTTGTCGTCGCTCTCGGTTTTGCTTTGGAAGCTGGCTTTAGCTGCTACATCGCTCATCAGCCGGCAACAGAAGCGCTCCGCAATGCAGCTCATCAGAACCAACAGGTTTTGGAACAAAAGAAGCAAGCTCAAGATGAAGCTCTCAAGGCAAAGAAAATTTCTTGGGCTGTTTCCGCAGACGAATTTCAGGTTTCTTACAGCGTAGAAGGAGATCGCTAA
- the ndk gene encoding nucleoside-diphosphate kinase has product MEMTFAMIKPNGVQSGLIGRILDRYTSARLAVVGLKLHQMTSEEARGFYAEHVNKPFFPELEAYMTKGPSVMIALAGENAVAKVRAINGATNPEKAEPGTLRYDFAPSMTENVVHSSDSPASAEREVAFWFKKEDLYDYAPVSEKACKVLG; this is encoded by the coding sequence ATGGAAATGACTTTTGCTATGATCAAACCCAACGGCGTCCAGTCTGGCCTGATCGGTCGCATTTTGGATCGTTATACGAGCGCACGTCTTGCTGTCGTCGGGCTCAAGTTGCACCAGATGACTTCGGAAGAAGCTCGCGGTTTTTACGCAGAACACGTAAACAAGCCGTTCTTCCCCGAACTCGAAGCCTATATGACGAAAGGACCGTCGGTGATGATTGCTCTCGCTGGTGAAAATGCCGTCGCAAAAGTTCGCGCAATTAACGGTGCGACAAATCCGGAAAAAGCAGAACCGGGCACTCTTCGTTATGACTTCGCCCCGTCGATGACCGAAAACGTCGTCCACAGTTCCGATAGTCCGGCTAGCGCCGAACGCGAAGTGGCTTTCTGGTTCAAGAAAGAAGATCTTTACGATTACGCGCCGGTTTCTGAAAAGGCTTGCAAAGTCCTCGGCTAA
- the ilvD gene encoding dihydroxy-acid dehydratase, producing MKDLRSKKTIEGREMAGARALWIATGTKPEEFGRPVIAVVNSFTEFVPGHVHLREVGKIVAEEIRKAGGIPKEMNTIAVDDGIAMGHDGMLYSLPSRDLIADSVEYMANAHRADGLVCISNCDKVTPGMLMASMRLNIPSIFVSGGPMEAGHVKQKDGSDRALDLIDAMIDSADNSVTDEESAAIEKSACPTCGSCSGMFTANSMNSLTEAIGLSLPGNGTIVATNAERKKLFEAAGRRIVELCHRYYDEDDESVLPRSIVSKEAFENAMRLDIAMGGSSNTVLHLLAVAQEAHVDFTMKDIDRLSRNTPCICKVAPTVHNIHVENVNRAGGIIGILAELDRMGLIHRNCATVHAKTIGEAIDQNDVMKNPSEEVKSRYLAGPGGKFSITAFSQNFHYDSLDLDRANGAIRDAAHAYSKDGGLAVLYGNLAVDGCIVKTAGVDESILKFTGPAIVFESQEDAVNGILGNQVKAGDVVVIRYEGPKGGPGMQEMLYPTSYLKSRHLGKSCALLTDGRFSGGTSGLSIGHASPEAASKGNIGLVRTGDIIEIDIPNRTINVGLTDTELAERRKEMEARGAKAWKPEHRDRVVSKALQAYAMMASSADKGAVRDLSNLQ from the coding sequence ATGAAAGATTTACGTTCTAAGAAGACGATTGAAGGCCGCGAAATGGCGGGCGCTCGTGCGCTTTGGATTGCGACTGGCACAAAGCCCGAAGAATTTGGCAGACCGGTAATTGCCGTGGTCAATAGCTTCACCGAATTTGTTCCGGGACACGTACATCTTCGCGAAGTCGGAAAAATCGTTGCCGAAGAAATTCGTAAAGCCGGCGGTATTCCGAAAGAGATGAATACGATTGCAGTCGATGACGGCATTGCGATGGGTCACGATGGAATGCTTTACAGTTTGCCTTCGCGCGATTTAATCGCTGATAGCGTCGAATATATGGCGAACGCTCACCGCGCCGACGGTCTTGTTTGCATTAGCAACTGCGACAAGGTGACGCCGGGAATGCTTATGGCTTCGATGCGTTTAAACATTCCGTCGATTTTTGTTTCGGGCGGTCCGATGGAAGCGGGTCATGTGAAGCAAAAAGATGGCTCGGATCGCGCTTTGGATTTAATTGATGCGATGATTGATTCGGCGGATAATTCGGTGACGGACGAAGAATCGGCAGCGATTGAAAAATCCGCGTGCCCCACTTGCGGAAGCTGCTCGGGCATGTTTACTGCAAACTCGATGAATTCTCTCACCGAAGCAATCGGCTTAAGCCTTCCGGGAAACGGCACGATTGTTGCAACGAACGCTGAACGCAAAAAATTGTTTGAAGCCGCTGGCCGTCGCATTGTGGAACTTTGCCACCGCTATTATGACGAAGATGATGAATCGGTTTTGCCGCGTTCTATCGTATCGAAAGAAGCTTTTGAAAATGCGATGCGCTTGGATATCGCGATGGGTGGAAGTTCAAATACCGTTTTGCATTTGCTCGCAGTCGCTCAAGAAGCACATGTCGATTTTACGATGAAAGATATCGACAGACTTTCTCGCAATACGCCTTGCATTTGTAAAGTAGCGCCGACGGTGCACAACATTCACGTCGAAAATGTTAACCGTGCTGGTGGCATTATCGGTATCCTCGCTGAATTGGATCGCATGGGTTTAATTCATCGGAATTGCGCAACGGTTCACGCGAAAACAATCGGTGAAGCAATTGACCAAAACGATGTGATGAAAAATCCTTCGGAAGAAGTCAAGTCTCGCTATCTCGCAGGTCCGGGCGGCAAGTTTAGCATTACCGCATTCTCGCAGAATTTCCATTACGATTCGTTGGATTTGGACCGTGCAAATGGCGCTATCCGCGATGCAGCTCACGCTTACTCGAAAGATGGCGGCCTCGCCGTTCTTTATGGTAACCTCGCCGTCGATGGCTGCATTGTGAAAACCGCGGGCGTCGATGAATCGATTTTAAAATTCACGGGCCCGGCAATTGTCTTCGAAAGCCAAGAAGATGCGGTGAACGGAATCCTCGGCAATCAGGTGAAAGCGGGCGACGTCGTCGTGATTCGCTACGAAGGTCCGAAGGGCGGTCCGGGAATGCAAGAAATGCTTTATCCGACAAGTTACCTCAAGAGCCGTCATTTGGGCAAGAGCTGCGCTCTCTTAACCGATGGTCGTTTCTCGGGCGGAACGAGCGGACTTTCTATCGGTCACGCTTCTCCGGAAGCCGCAAGCAAAGGAAACATCGGACTTGTCCGCACGGGCGATATCATCGAAATCGATATTCCGAATCGCACGATTAACGTGGGCCTTACCGATACCGAACTCGCTGAACGCCGCAAAGAAATGGAAGCGCGTGGCGCTAAGGCTTGGAAGCCTGAACACCGCGACCGCGTCGTGTCGAAAGCGCTTCAAGCTTATGCGATGATGGCGTCGAGCGCCGATAAGGGTGCTGTCCGCGATCTTTCGAATTTGCAATAA
- the efp gene encoding elongation factor P: MGTVSTNEFRKKLKIIVDGQPWMIVENQFVKPGKGQAFNRVRIKNLVTGRTLERTWKSGDTVEEAEVTYTEMTYLYNDGETWFFLDNTTNETMEIPKEAMNGAEVWLLDGATVQVTWWDGKAIEVIPPTFVEMTITSAPPAVQGNTSGNVLREAELETGAKVMIPLFIAEGMKIKVDTRDGSYVERAK; this comes from the coding sequence ATGGGTACAGTCAGCACTAACGAGTTCCGCAAAAAATTAAAAATTATCGTCGATGGCCAACCATGGATGATCGTGGAAAACCAGTTTGTGAAGCCGGGTAAAGGTCAAGCTTTTAACCGCGTCCGCATCAAGAACTTAGTCACCGGTCGCACTCTCGAACGCACATGGAAGAGTGGCGATACCGTTGAAGAAGCCGAAGTCACTTATACCGAAATGACTTATCTCTACAACGATGGTGAAACTTGGTTCTTCCTCGACAACACCACAAACGAAACGATGGAAATCCCGAAGGAAGCCATGAATGGCGCCGAAGTTTGGCTCTTGGATGGTGCAACCGTTCAGGTCACTTGGTGGGATGGAAAGGCTATCGAAGTCATTCCGCCGACCTTCGTAGAAATGACGATTACTTCTGCTCCTCCGGCAGTTCAAGGCAACACGAGCGGTAACGTTCTCCGTGAAGCAGAACTTGAAACCGGTGCAAAGGTGATGATTCCGCTCTTCATCGCAGAAGGCATGAAGATTAAAGTGGACACTCGCGACGGTTCTTACGTCGAACGCGCCAAGTAA